The following are encoded together in the Culex pipiens pallens isolate TS chromosome 1, TS_CPP_V2, whole genome shotgun sequence genome:
- the LOC120426430 gene encoding neuropathy target esterase sws isoform X2 has product MDIVGLVKRSYSDYGTILKDSWYTIIAEELRENFAWSLSLLLLFIATIFGLYCWRRIYLKKLRDKAAQLLFQNYDSSQLRFRKRDKMMFYGRRMLRKMKSISGQAYGGQGRKRKAVMRFAKRLLHMRRDNDPIQLQVVEPPAEYLEEAAEGNDKVPPDALYMLQSIRIFGHFEKPVFLKICKHTEIINLIAGESLIKVGDADDSVFIVQSGQINVFLNNPDGSSIALKVVRKGESVTSLLSFIDVLVGNTSQYKTVTARAMENSQVIRLPMFAFKEVFDESPDLLVRVIQVIMIRLQRVTITALHNYLGLSTEYIQCSSQRKKVSVPMKNSPGHRRVPSDVQIQPSHSLVGQLSSASEIRPDMLADLADHIASRRTSALPSEPMEEALMKSIAIEGFLKELGLREEDRPFIEDNIVLKEIAPGTTLTHQARSDDVMLIFVISGGLTLAQYPQINPGCNKKLDKSDSHTVTIHPGDVVGGLAVLTGESSLYTIKAKHYSRVGLLSKEVIYSIMRERPAVVLDIADSVVKRLSPLVRQCDFALDWNFLESGRAVYRQDETSDCTYIVLNGRLRSVITHTNGKKEIVGEYGKGDLIGIVEMITETSRTTTVMAVRDSELAKLPEGLFNAIKFKYPIVVTQLISLLSHRILGSMQSRPITGSALTTVPFDTNQQILHRYSTVAIVGISEDVPLTAFTYELYHSLCAIGSTLRLTSEVVRKTLGPQIMEQSNEYRLTSWLGQQEDRHNIALYQCDLTFGPWTQRCLRQADVILIVGVGDRPPTIGKLEKEIDRLAIRTAKELVLLHHEGAARPSNTTSWLNMRAWVTRHHHIQCPKRMFTRRSQYRINDLYSKVLMSEPNIHSDFSRLARWLTGNSVGLVLGGGGARGAAHVGMFRAIQEAGIPIDMVGGVSIGAFMGALWCSEKNITTVTQKAREWCKKMTQWGRQLLDLTYPITSMFSGRDFNQTIHGTFGDVCIEDLWIPYFTLTTDISASCARTHTHGSLWRYVRSSMSLSGYMPPLCDPKDGHLLLDGGYVNNLPADVMRGQGAAHIIAIDVGSQDDTDLTDYGDDLSGWWLLYKRWNPFTSPVKVPNLPDIQSRLAYVSCVRQLEEVKKSDYCEYIRPPIDTYKTLAFGSFDEIKNVGFEHGKAFFENMAKCGRLSRFNQWSVKDVPQKVTHSLNEYSFIDLAQIVCKVPETYPERGYSSSEDDYYDGYASEPSTIPMNKGSSMRIMRAAGSLSLSENEMDSDELEYPVAFKKLQSPTPTSDRNISNNSSSIPLTPERSFKD; this is encoded by the exons ATGGACATCGTCGGGTTGGTCAAGCGGTCGTACTCCGATTACGGAACTATCCTGAAGGACTCGTGGTATACGATAATCGCAGAAGAGCTTAGAGAAAAT TTTGCCTGGTCATTGAGCTTACTTTTGCTCTTTATTGCCACGATTTTTGGCCTGTACTGCTGGAGACGCATCTACTTGAAAA AACTGCGCGACAAGGCCGCCCAGCTGCTGTTTCAGAACTATGACTCGTCCCAGCTGCGCTTCCGCAAGCGCGACAAGATGATGTTTTATGGCCGGCGGATGCTGCGCAAGATGAAGTCCATCTCGGGCCAGGCGTACGGCGGGCAGGGCCGCAAGCGGAAGGCCGTGATGCGGTTCGCAAAGCGATTGCTGCACATGCGCCGCGACAACGATCCGATCCAGCTGCAGGTCGTGGAACCGCCGGCCGAGTATCTGGAGGAAGCGGCCGAGGGAAACGACAAGGTTCCACCGGACGCGCTGTACATGCTGCAGAGCATTCGTATCTTTGGTCACTTTGAGAAGCCGGTTTTCTTGAAGATTTGCAAGCACACGGAGATTATAAATTTGATTGCGGGTGAGTCGCTGATCAAGGTTGGTGACGCGGATGATAGCGTGTTTATCGTGCAGTCGGGACAGATCAATGTGTTTCTGAATAATCCGGACGGAAGTTCGATTGCATTGAAGGTGGTTCGTAAGGGTGAGTCGGTGACGTCGTTGTTGAGCTTTATCGATGTGCTTGTGGGCAATACTAGTCAGTACAAAACGGTGACCGCAAGGGCCATGGAGAACTCGCAGGTCATTCGGTTGCCCATGTTCGCCTTCAAGGAGGTGTTTGACGAAAGTCCCGACTTGTTGGTTCGGGTGATTCAGGTCATCATGATTCGATTGCAGCGGGTCACGATCACGGCGCTGCACAATTATCTTGGACTGAGCACGGAGTACATTCAGTGTTCCTCACAGCGCAAGAAGGTTTCCGTCCCGATGAAGAACAGTCCCGGCCATCGGCGCGTTCCTTCGGACGTCCAGATTCAGCCGTCGCATTCGTTGGTTGGCCAGCTGAGCAGTGCCAGCGAGATCCGGCCGGACATGTTGGCCGATTTGGCCGATCACATTGCCAGCCGGCGGACGTCGGCCCTGCCGAGTGAACCGATGGAGGAAGCGCTGATGAAGTCTATCGCCATTGAGGGGTTCCTCAAGGAGCTGGGTCTGCGGGAGGAAGACCGGCCTTTTATCGAGGACAACATTGTGCTTAAGGAGATTGCACCGGGGACAACGCTTACGCACCAGGCCAGAAGTGAT GATGTCATGCTGATATTCGTCATTAGTGGCGGGTTGACACTTGCCCAGTATCCGCAAATCAATCCCGGGTGCAACAAAAAGTTGGACAAGTCCGATAGTCACACAGTTACCATCCATCCGGGTGATGTCGTTGGAGGATTGGCCGTTTTGACGGGCGAAAGCAGTTTGTACACGATCAAAGCCAAGCACTATTCGCGGGTGGGACTGCTGAGCAAGGAAGTGATCTACAG CATAATGCGTGAACGCCCAGCCGTAGTGCTGGATATTGCCGATAGCGTCGTGAAGCGTTTGTCGCCGCTGGTTCGGCAGTGTGATTTCGCACTGGATTGGAACTTTTTGGAGTCTGGTCGGGCGGTTTATCGCCAGGATGAGACCAGCGATTGCACGTACATCGTGCTGAATGGCCGTCTTCGGTCGGTCATCACTCACACGAACGGCAAAAAAGAGATTGTTGGCGAGTACGGCAAAGGAGACTTAATTGGAATCGTCGAAATGATCACGGAGACGTCCCGCACCACAACCGTGATGGCCGTCAGAGATTCCGAGCTGGCCAAGCTACCGGAAGGTCTGTTCAACGCGATCAAGTTCAAGTATCCAATCGTGGTGACTCAGCTGATCAGTTTACTCAGCCATCGCATCCTGGGATCGATGCAGTCTCGACCAATTACCGGGAGCGCGTTGACGACAGTTCCGTTCGATACGAATCAGCAAATTTTGCATCGTTACTCTACGGTGGCGATCGTCGGCATCAGCGAGGACGTGCCGCTGACCGCGTTCACATACGAGCTGTACCACTCCCTCTGTGCCATCGGTTCAACGCTGAGGTTGACCTCGGAGGTGGTGCGCAAAACCCTTGGTCCCCAGATCATGGAACAATCCAACGAATATCGGTTGACCAGCTGGCTTGGCCAGCAGGAGGATCGGCACAACATTGCGCTGTATCAGTGCGATCTCACGTTTGGCCCGTGGACGCAGCGTTGCCTGAGGCAGGCTGACGTAATTCTGATCGTCGGTGTCGGTGATCGTCCGCCAACGATCGGTAAGCTCGAGAAGGAGATAGACCGGCTGGCGATCAGGACGGCCAAAGAGTTGGTTCTGTTGCACCACGAGGGCGCTGCCCGGCCGAGCAACACGACCAGTTGGCTCAACATGCGGGCCTGGGTGACGCGGCATCACCACATCCAATGTCCTAAGCGCATGTTTACGCGACGGAGTCAGTACCGCATT AACGACTTGTACAGCAAGGTGCTCATGTCCGAACCGAACATCCACTCGGACTTTTCGCGGCTGGCCCGATGGTTGACGGGGAATTCGGTTGGGTTGGTGCTTGGCGGAGGTGGCGCACGAGGAGCGGCCCACGTGGGTATGTTCCGCGCCATTCAGGAAGCCGGAATTCCGATCGACATGGTGGGCGGCGTCAGCATCGGTGCCTTTATGGGTGCCCTCTGGTGTTCGGAGAAAAACATCACTACGGTCACGCAAAAGGCCAGGGAGTGGTGCAAG AAAATGACCCAGTGGGGTCGTCAGCTGCTGGACCTGACCTATCCCATCACGTCGATGTTCTCCGGCAGAGATTTCAACCAAACCATCCACGGGACCTTCGGGGACGTTTGCATCGAGGACCTGTGGATTCCGTACTTTACGCTTACCACCGACATTTCAGCCAGCTGCGCGCGGACACACACTCACG GGTCCCTCTGGCGTTATGTTCGATCGTCCATGTCGCTTAGCGGGTACATGCCCCCGCTGTGTGATCCAAAAGACGGACATCTGCTCTTGGACGGCGGTTATGTGAATAACCTACCAG CGGATGTGATGCGCGGCCAGGGTGCAGCTCACATAATTGCGATCGACGTTGGCTCGCAGGACGACACCGACCTGACGGATTACGGCGATGACCTGTCCGGCTGGTGGCTGCTGTACAAACGCTGGAACCCGTTCACGTCACCCGTAAAGGTGCCCAACCTGCCCGACATTCAGTCCCGGCTTGCGTACGTTTCCTGCGTCCGGCAGTTGGAG GAAGTGAAGAAAAGCGATTACTGCGAGTACATCCGGCCACCGATCGATACCTACAAGACGCTGGCGTTTGGAAGTTTCGACGAGATCAAAAACGTTGGCTTTGAGCACGGAAAGGCCTTCTTCGAAAACATGGCCAAATGTGGGCGCCTGTCGCGATTCAACCAGTGGAGCGTCAAGGACGTTCCCCAGAAGGTGACACACTCTCTGAACGA ATACTCCTTCATCGATTTGGCCCAAATAGTGTGCAAAGTGCCGGAGACGTACCCGGAGCGGGGTTACTCGTCCAGCGAGGACGACTACTACGACGGTTACGCGTCCGAACCGTCCACCATCCCGATGAACAAGGGCTCGTCGATGCGGATCATGCGGGCCGCCGGTTCGCTGTCGCTGTCCGAGAACGAGATGGACTCGGACGAGCTCGAATATCCGGTGgcgttcaaaaaacttcaaagtccAACGCCCACGTCCGATCGAAAcatcagcaacaacagcagcagcattcCGCTGACGCCGGAGCGGTCGTTCAAAGATTGA